Sequence from the Maniola jurtina chromosome 18, ilManJurt1.1, whole genome shotgun sequence genome:
CACCGAAAGCATCTCGATAAACAGACTGAAGCAAACTCTGTGAAACCCATTATCCGGGTAGAAATTTATAATTAACCGTATTATTCAAACAAATGACTGCCAGTTCGGGAGTTTCACTCAAAAAGTTTCATGAAAGCTAATTAGGGCGTTTTTAAGCCAATCGGGTTTTGTTCACCGTCTTGTGGATCTACCGGTGCTGCTATTAGTCTTCTAGTTTAGctatgcccgcgaattcgttcgcAAAGACTACATTTTCACAGCCCTATTTTACCGCcatagaggttgaattttcatgtCTACGTCATCCATCATGTTCTATTTGCATGCTTTTCCGCTCGATCTATCcagaagtttgagctgtgcgtagatggatcagtcagtcagttagtcagtcacattttccttttacatttacctacctagatatttttttagttgAATTGAAAAGTAAATGTAACTTCTGGAGAAACGTGAgcaatgtattttttttgtctttttttctTGGAGAATGTTCAtactataatacctattatataacTAGGTAGAATAGGTGAAAATAATAAGGTAGCTATGTACAGCTATCGACATAGCTCAATTAGCcaactgaagtggcagtgggcaggccacgtctgccgtagaactgatggccgctggggcagacgtggtctggagtggagaccgcgtatcagcaagcgcagtggaTCAGcaacctccgacccgctggactgacgaccttaagaagatagcgggaagtgggtggacgaggaaggcggaggatcgtgtgtggcggcgcgctcttgggaaggcctatgtccagcagtggacgcaaacaggctgattgattgattgattgatttacaGGTTAGAGTGGAACAAGGCGCAGCATTTTATTCATAAcaacctataggtacttagtttagTTGAAACTGATATAATGAAAATATCAAAACACGGAAGTCATCATGATGTACCTATCTGTGATAATATATCTATTAGGTATAACTACTACAAAAACATATCTGTGCAGCTGTTCGCACGAGGAAGAAGTGAATCattcaaaaaataaagttaaaattaaagccAATTAAGCTTTatgcttctcattctgagaggggcccgtgctcagtagtgggccgtcgatgggttgatcatggtgatgatgatgaagctatGTCCCAAGGAAGGATTGTAAAGcgttgataaaaaaaaaaagaaaacctacCCGGCTAAGTTTGTTGTGAGTTCTTCTCAaatttgggcgcgtttggaaccctcgtagctttagttttaagttagcGCGATTAAATATCACCCTACATCCTTGTTTGACTATCAGagagtgtacaatagtaccaaatttgaataaatgactttgactttgacttcgatTGGTTCACGTAACGATGATCAGCACGAATCAAAAAAAGAGTCATTATTAAGCAGCTAATTTTATGTGTATTTATCTTGTATTTGTAGCAAGTAGGTATCTTTGTTATCTATTAATACGTATGATACAACAAAACAAAGTTAAAATTTAAGCCGAGTAGACGGGCTATCTGTCGGTTCACGTAATAATGTCACGTAAGTCATGGTTGTAAGGCAAATATTTTTCAAGAGTCACGATTATGCAACCGTTTTATGTCTATGTTATCTGCCTATACGGTATCtcttcaacaagtgtaaattaaaataacacccccgacaagtgaaagttacagtaactagaaaagagctgatatctttcaaacggctgaaccgattttcttcgattatagctaagaacactctcgatcaagccacctttcaaacaaaaaaagctaaaattaaaatcggttcattagtttaggagctacgatgccacagacagatacacacgtcaaacttataacacccctctttttgggtgggggttaaTAAGCTCGAAAGAAGACCAACACTCGCTCTAATAGAGTCTGGACTTTAAGAACTCCTCAGCACACAGCCGCAGCAGTTCGTGGGAGCTTTATACGCTTCTATGAAATGCTGGAACAACCCCCTTCCCTGACCGATATACACaaatcaaaacaaataaaattttattggtGCATCAGCAAAAGGGTCCTCCCAtatcttctttatttttaacccccgacccaaaaagaggggtgttataagtttgacgtgtgtatctgtgtgtctgtctgtggcatcgtagctcctaaactaatgaactgattttaatttagttttttttgtttgaaaggtggcttgatcgagaatgttcttagctataatccaaggaaaatcggtacagccgtttgaaagttatcagctcttttctagttactgtaacattcactaattgtcgggggtgttataatttttttatttacacttgttcaaaatGTTTCAGGAACAGTTTGACAGAAAAGTTAGCACGTCACAAATCCAACGTTGATTCAGTGGATTCACCGTGAATTCGACGTGACTCGAGGGACGAGGCGTCAAACCACGCACCTTCCCGCTGCACCATCGAGATCCGgaatgtaattttatttctcTTCTCCTCCCTATACGGCGAAATTGACGATTGCCGAGGTCGCGCGGATGTATGTAGCTTGTATAAATCcctccatacttaatattgtaaatgtgaaagtgtgtctgtctgtcagtctgtctgtctgtatgtctgctacgctttcacggctcatccgctgaaccgattttcgggTGTCCTCTAGtggtacataatttaaaaaaaccaatagATGTTGATGTACCAAGGTCCTGTCCGAATGGCGACTTCGCACCAGAAGGCGCATTATCGATAGACCCCAAACTATAGGTAGACaaacgatatcaaacgagtcgcaaggagccgctgtATTCAGGCGGCGAAAGACTGGCATAAGTTTTTTTGAAGATACTCTTTCCTTTATTCCTCTTCTAACTTTGCTTTTGCAGGCGTTtatctaaatttttatttacaagtcTCTAAGTCCTACTTTTTTCATAAGGAAACATATCTTAGGTTATTTAACTTTCAATATTTTGTACGGGATTCACTACTGTATCTGAAATCATTTGCAAAACCGTTAAAAGTGCGTATATGCCAGTCATCGTGTTTAGGCACTGGATGGACTAGATTTTGCTTGTCATCCAAAATTTTGGGTCAACTTGTGCTAAGTcatttaatattgtaattatcACTATTACGTACCTATTGCAATCCACAGTGAACCGATCATCTTCTATAAGCCCTTCTTTGTCATCAGTCATCACCGCAGAAAAACATAGAGTGAAAACTTCCTACAGGCGGGACTACCTGCGCACCCCACAACTAATGTGCATCGCCCATATTTAAACACTACTTTTGGAAAATTACATTGTTctgtttttcaaaaaatcgcACATTTAGACTAGACAACAATTTATAAATTGTGACATATTTGAGTAGCAACACACGCGACCTCGAGGCACGAGGCACtgtattcttctttctttcttctctctggactggtttccgcactttaatgtttctgtctgttgtgcgtgcgttgcccctacCCGCCGAAGTcatcactccagccatccaagcacGCTCaaaagccgagtagaccgcccaggttgccgagggcttcatgaagtgaggttggggatcccaaatggtGCTCTCGTTGTTCTGTCACGTCCGTGCACTctaggagcacgtgcgtcggtgtttcagcGACCTCCATGCAGGGCGCAGGCCCTGCACTAGCTGTCggtgacacctataacgaaaaggtgtttgtttagtgggctatgccgtGTTATGAGTCctaccaccttcctaagtttacctctGTCTAGGAGGGGTGTTTTCTTATTTTGGCGTTGTTAGGGAAAGCCACTTTGACTTGCCTGCTGTCAGTTGTGTTTCTCCATAACTGGGAATGCTCTCTAAGCgttcatgcaaccaagtttttaaccccagacccaaaaaaggagtgttataagtttgacgtgtgtatttgtctgtgacatcatagctcctaaactaatgaactgattttaatttagttgagtgttcttagctataatccaagaaaattggttcagccgtttgaaagttatcagctcttttgtagttattggttacagtaaaattaattaaaaatttataacacccctaacaagtgaaggttacttcacttgtcgggggtgttataaattttcaatttacacttaaGGGTATGGGTACGATAGGTTCTGGATTCCTTTTTATTAATACTGGCTGCACTTGTTTAGTGCAGCCAGTTAGTTACCGTGTCGCGGCCGGTAAGCCACGTCACGTTCTGTACAAATTGTGACACATTCGACCGTCGACACACTCGGCCTCGAGGCACGAGGCgatgagtttatttattttttgcctATGTCCGTTTTTCTTTTCAGTAGCAAGAAGGTGTTTAGTAATATTAAGATTTTAGGTTGGATATAAGTTGGATGTAGGCTCCCTTTAAGGCTAGATGTTGGAAGCAAGTGTTATTTCGATAGCTAAAATGagataaatctttattatgcaacaagataaagttgaaaactaaaacccgactgcgatcgtcttgataaacgctgaaatattggagtaaaattgttttgctgtcactttcgtatattttaatgttgctgtacgtttatatttatgagctcagaattttctcctctttcatttgacaacccactcgatacaatagcaaaaaaaaaaattcagagaCCTCCACGTTTTTtgatgtaatatccgttaggtcaatttttttcgtatgaaatatagcctatttcactcggacctttacaacaaatcaattgacacctcattcatcaaaatcggcctagtagtttaggcgctacggtgaaacatacagaatctggatacaaatatatctggatacatacatacatacatagactgctaaaatcacaacccattcttttggctttgccgcagtcgggtaaaaaaagcgAACCTATAAAGGCTCACctcgttgtttgtctgtctatctgtcaagacccgtgAAGGAAATCAAAATCGGGATATTTCCCGTaagtctccgggatataagccctgtaccaaatttcgtcagaatcggttacactgttgggccgtgaaaaggtagcagacagacagacagacagacagacagacagacagacagacagacacactttcgcatttataatattagcatggataatAGAACGCATAGTAAACTTTATACGTTTTCAATGATGTTCTCAGTGCTGAATGAATGATGGTACGCCATACCATACACTAAAATGATAATGGGTGTGGAACTAGCCTTATGTAAACTGCACACCAAGTACACAGATAGCTATCCAACGAATAAACTCGTGTAAGTAGGAAGTACTGTTTATATTTCAATGTGgctatcaataaaatatttgacattggttTATAAGATTCTTTATCAACTCTAATCGCGATAAATACTATCTTAAGAATTAtgctattttaactttttactgAATTAGGTGATAATACTTTCATGGTATTTGGCTTTATGGCTAATGGCCTATGAATTATTAGCTTATGCCCTTAACTTTTAACCCCATAAGGCGTTTCTGCACGTATTGCGTGAAAATACGTTTCAAAATGGTCGTCATACAAAGCGTACGTACGCGTATAGGTATACACATTCGTATTTTTGCGATTCGTATTTTGATGAATCTGTTAAAATACGAATCATATGTGTACACACGCGTATGTGATGCACTATCAATATCtaattaaaatgaatattatatatctatgtatattatatagactatcatgtacctaccattattaaaaaactaaattgtacgatttctgtacataaattaatatattattacaattatcaACTCACGAACAATACAAACTTagaccacaattttttttttaatttttctccgtctgtctgtgcATGCTTTACGCTGTAACTACTAAACATAATTGGATGCATACTTTTAACTAATACTCTGGGATAACATACTCGTAGGTCTGGGATAgtttttatccccaaaaataATAGGGTTCTTTCAGGATAGAAAATTCAGGATAGTTCAGGATTTCAGGATAGTTTTGTTGTTATGAATACAAAAgctttgttattaaaaaaaattcgcaCAATCACGTTTTAGTACATATCAGTTGGTTTGGGACAATCAATATCTTTAGTTttcgtgaaaaaaaaaagaaataatcaGATATCGTCTAAGTATAAGAACTTAAGACGCCTTTGGATATAGTGTAGTATGCTTTGCTTGCTGGAAGAAGtcacattgttttatttttaaatatttcaagtTAAATAGTGACTGGGGTTTATAGTATAGTTTATGTGATAGTCTGTAAGACATACTTTATGTCATATAATTAATGAGTGTTTATgagaaattaatttaatattaaggtaaatatttaagttttttcattatattttaaaatatttaagtgactaacttcgcatggatttaggctttttaaaaatcccgcgagaagtgcttgattttatgggataaaaagtatcctatacccgcatccaggatgcaagccatccctataaataaataaattaaaaagccaTTTCCCATACTTCATCATGAATtacaatttgaaaataatactAGTTTTTTTAGTTATAATATCCCTTTATCAAcctttaaatcggttaaacagataggccataaagctagaagacagacagacagatagaccgacacactttcgcatttattatattactattagTTAAATTATTAGTAATTACTgatattagtaattagtaatgttagtaataattagaatggaataatattttaaacttgaTATCTTCATACATTCCTGAAAAAGAGGATCTTTGTAGACTACGAAGTGGTTCTACGAGTATTAGGCCCGATATCCACCTAAGCGAAGaagagaggagatgtgttcagttgaccaatcagattcataatagatgacgtgaaaaaattatcatgTCATCtttcaaaagagcaaccgccgagtttcttgctggttcttctcggtagaaaaggcattccgaaccagtggtagatgcttttgacgattcaaaagaacttgtaaaagtctaattgaataaaaatattttgaattttgaattttcaaaaatctgattggttgactgtacaAAGTGTACCTACACATCTCCTCTCCGATCCGCCCCGGGCCAGAGTTCCATTTTTCTATTcgaatacggaaccccaaaaatgatAAACTAtcttacctaataattttagatattatcaAAACAAAGGAATTATCATCAGAACATACAATActtttaaacaattattattaaattacgtttcatttaattaattactattattattacctatcaaTTGATGTAAATGACGCAGTAATTAGATCTATGTTATTATCAGTCTATttgtgtccactgctgggcatagacCTCCCCGAAAGCGCGCTTGCACAGGTCACAGTGagaaggctgagatctatagaccgcactttgactttgctcagacttatgacactgttaaaacgagacagcgttataccgctggcataaatctgtctcgttttaactgaagcaaagtcaaagtgcgctctatatatTTCAACCTTAGCTGCGACGCAGCAGACGCTTGTGGCCTATATCTACACATCACTACCCATTTTTTATCCaagctacccatattattataaatgcgaaaagtttattttgttttgttgatttggtttgtccttcaatcacgtacAACCTGAACacataacactccttttttgtGGAAAAATGGTACAGGTGTAGATGCActattaataagtataaattactagctgatgcccggtACTTCCTTCCCGtggttataggtttttaaaatcccgcgggaactagggatttttacaggataaaaagtaacctatgtgttaatccagggtatagtctatctccgttctaaatttcagccaaaacgctccagtagttttttcttgaaaaagtaacaaacatatacacacacatacctacacacatacatacacacaaactttctgctttataatatttgtgtgatatTGTTTGTTACAGAATGTATATCTACCTGCTAGTTATTAGCGTGATCACTTGCTTTTTCACGTGGCTCTACCTGAAATGGGTGTCAGTGAAGAACTACTGGGCAGTTCGTGGGGTGCCGTATCTACCACCCAACCCCATTCTTGGCAGCCTCAACTTTCTGCAAAGATATAATCCTGTAagttaattcatttatttaaatagtaagtacctacctgggTGCCTGGAGCGCTTCCTTCCTTTTTTTCACGctcatgcaaactgtggaatcaactacCATCGGGAGTGTTCCTACTAGATTAtaaacatggggttattcaaattgcggactaacaaattcctgaaaggccttAGGCTGTGGTTAGTTACCAGCCTACCGGCGAAGCCGAgccgccaagcggtttagcgttccggtacgatgccatgtagaaccgaacaggggtatgggtttaatagaaCTGCTATAATCCTTCCAAGTTAGcacgcttccattttagactgcatcatcacttaacatcaagtgagattccagtcaatggctaacttctatcagaataataattttttttcacaatttaatcTATTTTATATTGAAAACTAAAAGGTATCATAGTATCAAAATAATCGATACAAAGTTTACTTTGTTGCGTTTATTCTGGTTCAAAGATAAGAAATAATAacagtaaataataagtaattcttaataatgaatattattgtaataataaatagtgtaattattattgacatttgGGCTATTCAGATAACAACATTGTTAACAAAgttagaggggtctctccgtcactcgcttcatacaaacgtagttccaattttatttgaatatattaagcaaccaaagtccatgaaattttgcatacatattctagaaactaataagcctgtggttttccagatttctgttaaaatattcggtgtcaaagttacgcggtcttaaaaatttacatacaaatctttgagcccctgtaattttaaaactacatatttttagaaaaatctaaaacaccacaggcacagatattagtttttagaatatgtctgcaaaatttcatgggctctggttgcttaatattcaaatgaaattggaactacgattgtatgaagcgagtgacggagagagagtTAAActataatgtatttatttggtCTACTAATAAATGGACGTTAGATTTTGATGCCTGACAGTTTTCCATTCCTAAAAGtatgtgtatttttataatttttatgatagtgtttttccCTACACTTTacggaaatttctaaataatttttaaatacacaactataaaatatagtaaaaagcAATATGTCAATTCTCGTAGAGCTGCATTGTAATATGGGCCAATTCCGATAGCTGCAAAgtgtcgctactagatggcatCAACAGTCCCTTCAGTACTGAGTGAACTGCTGAGGACCCTCCTCAGGAAACCTTCCTGTTTCatcctacaattttttttatatatagaactatgaagatgcccgcgacttcgtccgcgtggattaggtttttgaaaataccgtgggaactgtttgattttccgggataaaaagttgcctatgtcaattacagggacgcaagctacctcggtaccttttatacaaatcggtttagcggatgggtctttaggaatcccgtgggaactctttgatttttggggacaaaaagtagcctaagtccgtccctgggatataagctaaccctgtaccgaattttgtcagaatcggtttaactgttgcgccgtgaaaaggtagcagacagacagacagacacactttcacattaattataatattagtatggatactttatgaaagaaataaattttgattttgatttacaGGGTCTGTGGCTGCGACAGCTGTATAAGCTGAACAGTCCTTACGTAGGGATTTGGTTCCTCTGGAGACCAGGTCTAGTTGTCAACTCACCGGAAATAGCTCGGAGGATACTGGTCAAAGATTTCGCCAACTTCCGGAACAGATACTTGAGCTCAGGAGAATCTGATCCTATAGGAGGACTGAATTTGTTTACCGTGAATGTaagatttcaaaaaaatattatttaactaatATATTGTACCTATATGCAAGGCTGTAAAGTTGTAATGGCAGTTTGTATAGAATTCCGAGGAAGAAAAGAACTCTAAGGTTGAGAAAAGttagaatcctgagcgtagcgaggaattcaaagGCACGAACGCAAATAATTTTGCAGCCATGCGAAACACAGAAGTTTTTATCTGACTACAGTGGGGAACACAAACCAAATTGATGCAAactgataaaaaaattgaatttttttttccggGTGCATTctgaattttaaattatcaagTATTGTATTTCAATaaatggtatttttttaaagaaacagTTAGGTACAACATCCATTGACCTCGTCACGTCCAAATTTCGAATTACTTTTCCACGCTAGTggttaaaatagatttttgctCGCAATTTCTGACGACAATCCAAATCTTAGCATCACcagaataaaagattttttttttatctggtGCAACAGCATTTGAAGTTAAGATTTGTTTTGGGGGACTAGcctaaaaaaactggtcaagtgcgagtcggttgtcagacacgacagacagacagacggacagacggacagacggacagactgacagacagacagacaacaaagtgattctataagggttccgtatttcttTTTGACGTACAGAACCCTTAAAATGTGGAATAGACGTGtggatcaatttttttttctttgtatctTAGGATCCTATTTGGTCATCCCTGAGACAACGTTTAAGCGCCGTATTCACAGCGGCAAAGCTGAGGATCCTGCAAGACTACATCAAACAAAAAGTTAGGGAACTCGCGCAGAGGATTCGTAATGATAGAGAGAACCCTATTGACCTCAAAGTAAGTACTAATTATAAACTTGTATATGCAAGACAtgcaatcattttttttttattgcaagataggcattcacttgacgacaatcatgttTAATATAAAACAATGATGAGGTCTGAGGTTGGAATACATTTTCGTGTTTTTatttgtgactagctgatgctcgcgactttgttcgcgtgaatgtaggttttttaaaattcccgtgggaactctttgattttccgggataaaaagtagcctatgtgctaatccagggtataatctatctccattctaaatatcagcccaatccgtccagtagttttttttgcgtgaaggagtaacaaacatacacacacacatacaaactttctcctttataatattagtgtgatattagtgtgatatcgtatcagtaatcatcaatacTATCACATGTCTTCGTTTTTCTTAGTattctaattacaccctgtatattttaGGTAATGTATGTGGATTTCACGACCGACGTCATTGGCACGTCAGCATTCGGAGTGCCAAGCGACGCCACGCTAACAGGCAAGGGTCCGATGAGGTCAATCACCTACGATTTTGGCAAGTTTGGCCTCATGCGGGGTCTGACCTGGTGCAGTATATTCTTCTTCCCTGATTTCGTCGACTATTTCAGGTACGTTTTAGCTTTAGTCTCTATCTGTTATTCTATAGATATTATTCGGCGATGGAAAAAatcgtgagaaaatctgcataCCCGAGAGAGTACAATGTTATCAAaagcgtgtgaagtctgccaatccacacaatatggccagcgtggtggactacggccaaactcttattctaagaggagacccgttctcagtagtgagccgacgatgggttgatcatgaatgaCATGTTATTCACAAACCTGGAACAGGCCcccattttttgaagcacacttgaaggtgtcaaaaggtgcAAAATCTGAGTGCCATATACTCGGTGTTTCAGTGGTTTTAAAGTCCTGGCTAAGTGGATCGACCTAAGCAGTATTATCTACTTAAACCATTTATATTGACCCTAGccataaaataacaaaaaatgatcgtaattaataataaaaaaataaaaactatggcagattatataaaaaaatgtttgaactTTCACAGGTTAAAGTTCTTCCCAAGAAAATCACAAGCGTTTCTGAAAAAGATGTTTAGGATAATCGTTAAAAGCCGAGAAGAAAGCGGAGACAATCGAGAATCCAAAGACTTGCTCGACGCTCTGATCAAACTCAAGAAGGACAAGATGGATAGTAATGAAGGTAAAACATATTTTGATATTTGTAGAGTAAAAAGGCATGTTTTTACAAAAAGCTTTATTattagctatttttaacccccgacccaaaaagaggggtgttataagtttgacgtgtgtatctgtgtgtctgtgtgtctgtgtatctgtgtatctgtgtatctgtctgtggcatcgtagcgcctaaacgaatgaaccgattttaatttagttttttttgtttgaaaggtggcttgatcgagagtgttcttagctataatctaaaaaaatcagttcagccgtttaagagttatcagctcttttctagttttcttgtagaaaagaaggttggataaccgttaggttcctaatattatgtcaatagacaaatgtcaagctgtcaagatggacgttgcctaaatacataattatttatttgaaaatgatgttttggaaaactcaaatactttggatcgtcgggggtgttataaatttttaatttacacttgttatggaAGCTGGTTTTGCGATAACAATTATTgcgctctaattaaataatttattttgccaatatttttttagattaactCTTGAATATCCCCCACGCGTTGTGATCTGTGTTCCTCGCGTAGGTTTTGGAAGGACATTCTAATTATtcgtcaaaatatttaaataacacctgtttttctgagtaATATAAGCATATTATCTACATAATTTAAACCTTTTCCAAGCCTATTATAGTTTTGTCTGTAACACGTGAATAATAAAGTGATATTATTTTCAGAGGTTTCCGAAGACTTGTTGCTAGCGCAAGCGGCAATTTTCCTGCTTGGTGGGTTTGAAACTTCTGGGAGTGTTCTGTCTTGGGTCACTTACGAAATGGCCTTTAACCCTGACCTACAGGTAAAAAccattgaccaaatctctctgaGGTCATGTAGCCACTATATCTTTCTAACGGATAAAATCAGGAAAAAACTCACTGACAAACGAATAAGTAACCTCTAAGTAGAACCCAAATGATTATTATGGTTCATAGCACTCATGAGACCGATGGTCACTGGGAagatttgtaaataaatctcttctttgtttatttattagcaacccgcccgcggcttcgcacgggtagcttattacaattttcgtatggatttctaatttttttgaaattaaaataaaggcTACACTCATTCACTCACTCCAGAACAATGTAGCTTTCttctggtgaaagaattttcaaaatcggtttagtagttccaGATTCCAGTTACTTCTTACAACCAAACTTACAAACCTTATATCTTTatgatattaagtatattactgTTTTCAAGGTATAGTAATTTACATTTTCCGCCAAAACTTCTCAATGCCTAAACAGATTTGGgatatggggtatcgttagaatcttaACAAAATTTTGAGTAACACTAACTAACCtacatttttttgaaaaagttcaATATGGTAGCTATCCCTTAATCAaaatttttgttcttttttttagcaggtttgttgtatttttcaattattttttaactgcGACTTGTTGattgtattatatttaatatgaaataaaattgtataaaattgcAGGATAAACTATACGAAGAGCTGAA
This genomic interval carries:
- the LOC123874250 gene encoding cytochrome P450 6k1-like → MYIYLLVISVITCFFTWLYLKWVSVKNYWAVRGVPYLPPNPILGSLNFLQRYNPGLWLRQLYKLNSPYVGIWFLWRPGLVVNSPEIARRILVKDFANFRNRYLSSGESDPIGGLNLFTVNDPIWSSLRQRLSAVFTAAKLRILQDYIKQKVRELAQRIRNDRENPIDLKVMYVDFTTDVIGTSAFGVPSDATLTGKGPMRSITYDFGKFGLMRGLTWCSIFFFPDFVDYFRLKFFPRKSQAFLKKMFRIIVKSREESGDNRESKDLLDALIKLKKDKMDSNEEVSEDLLLAQAAIFLLGGFETSGSVLSWVTYEMAFNPDLQDKLYEELKEAKERIGDKDFDTQLLTELTYLNCCIKEGLRKYSPMGWLDRIAIADYQIDDKVTVKAGMPVYVNSVGMHYDPEYFPDPEKFDPDRFLPENEKDIKQYTYMPFGEGPRFCIGSRFAQTTLRHALSSVFLNFKLYPVPGKPKPIEVKADNRCVLYLPGEPLYVRFEPRN